Proteins encoded within one genomic window of Vanrija pseudolonga chromosome 3, complete sequence:
- the cnp3 gene encoding Inner kinetochore subunit cnp3, whose translation MAKERGPSSSQQAGSSRAAAAPGTPGRRRRGDEYVPFNARPQAVGSRTGKVMPTNVPRNEDGFEDMDAFFKSPGDGPSRPTTRTPKNRRNGGGPSSSPNDRPAPRRRGRLSDLHNDDEADSLVADDLLVDEDDIGNTTPPAPFFQSSPNPPPSVPLPKRSNLPLPSPSVGYDSIPSPLARASSRRSTIGVNYNPDSRTPNARSAKNAASGSASRPNLLSPADIDEMGDVSLRSSASPQPRKGRPSRAAVEDVEEEEGEEELFDDPGDGEEPEEEEPEEEEPEEDEPPATNSQPVRTKRTSLARRYVPDDEDDEHEDGVPDSFQEAQGNGDHEPAYLDGGDDYDGDDVGLEQAAMDEEDEEGEEGEEGEEGEDGEEQDGQPPPPVKRGRGRPPKNPDAPRAPRTPREPQEPEVVAKRKRVSQFGLERETDYQGDFEMRRSGRKHFKPLKWWAGEHFEYARGQHQPEIKEVVRKPQEIHPKPSNRGRRRGRPRSGRSESVAARSDRRGRSESVVEDEDEEIGLDDDSIPVGQVNQFASDVDVKRRVMWTKKMLEPKAVRDANFLYQKVFGEDKFLASGVVILPLDGSKPAKQSKDNAYVFYVMQGVVRVTVHKTTFVAATGAQFLIPRGNMYEIHNISKNKQAELFFAQARKIMATDEEEEALENIEAAEDASLLPVVAEEEE comes from the exons ATGGCCAAGGAACGCGGGCCTTCGTCCTCCCAGCAGGCGGGAAGCAGCCGGGCCGCCGCAGCTCCGGGCACGccaggacggcggcgccgcggcgacgaatATGTGCCGTTCAATGCGCGGCCGCAGGCCGTGGGCTC CCGCACAGGCAAGGTCATGCCGACCAACGTGCCGCGCAACGAGGACGGATTCGAGGACATGGACGCCTTTTTCAAGTCGCCGGGCGATGGGCCgtccaggccgacgacccgcACGCCAAAGAACCGGCGCAATGGGGGCGGACCGAGCAGTAGCCCGAACGATAGGCCAGCCCCACGCCGCAGGGGCAGGTTAAGCGACTTGCACAACGACGATGAGGCGGATTCGCTGGTCGCAGACGACCTGTtagtcgacgaggacgacatcGGGAACACGACCCCGCCTGCGCCCTTCTTCCAGAGCTCGCCGA ACCCGCCGCCCAGTGTGCCCTTGCCGAAGCGGTCAAACCTTCCCCTGCCCTCCCCGAGCGTGGGGTACGACAGTATTCCCAGCCCATTGGCGCGCGCATCcagccgccgctcgaccaTCGGCGTGAATTACAACCCAGATTCGCGGACACCTAACGCGCGGTCTGCGAAGAACGCCGCGTCTGGCTCTGCGTCACGGCCAAACTTGCTCTCGCCggccgacattgacgagATGGGTGACGTCAGCTTAAGATCGAGTGCGAGCCCGCAGCCGCGCAAGggccggccgtcgcgcgctgctgtcgaggacgtggaagaggaagagggggaggaggagctgttCGACGACCCCGGCGATGGAGAAGAGccagaggaagaggagccagaggaagaggagccAGAGGAAGACGAGCCACCGGCCACAAATTCCCAACCAGTCCGCACAAAGCGGACAAGCCTCGCACGACGGTACgtccccgacgacgaggacgacgaacacgaggacggcgtgccCGACAGCTTCCAGGAGGCACAAGGGAACGGCGACCACGAGCCGGCGTATCTCGACGGAGGAGACGACtacgatggcgacgacgtcgggtTAGAACAGGCCGcgatggacgaggaggacgaggagggcgaggagggcgaagagggcgaggagggagaggatggcgaggagcaggacggccagccaccaccgccagtAAAGcgggggcgtgggcgacCGCCAAAGAACCCCGACGCTCCTAGGGCACCGCGGACTCCTAGAGAGCCCCAAGAGCCAGAGGTCGTGGCCAAGCGGAAACGCGTGTCGCAGTTTGGCCTCG AACGAGAAACAGACTACCAAGGCGACTTTGAGATGCGGCGCTCAGGCCGCAAGCACTTCAAGCCACTCAAGTGGTGGGCTGGCGAACACTTTGAGTACGCCCGAGGGCAGCACCAgcccgagatcaaggaggtCGTGCGCAAACCCCAAGAGATCCACCCCAAGCCTAGCAAccgtggccgtcggcgcggcaggCCACGCTCTGGACGGAGTGAAAGCGTTGCTGCTCGCTCTGACCGCCGGGGTCGAAGTGAAtcggtcgtcgaggacgaggacgaggagatcgggctcgacgacgactccaTCCCTGTTGGCCAAGTTAACCAGTTTGccagcgacgtcgacgtcaagcGGCGTGTCATGTGGACCAAGAAGATGCTCGAGCCCAAGGCTGTCCGAGACGCCAACTTCTTGTACCAAAAGGTCTTTGGTGAAGACAAGTTCCTGGCCTCTGGTGTCGTCATCCTTCCTCTTGACGGCAGCAAGCCCGCCAAGCAGTCGAAAGACAATGCCTAC GTCTTTTACGTTATGCAGGGTGTGGTGCGGGTGACGGTGCACAAGACGACCTTTGTGGCAGCCACGGGTGCCCAGTTCCTGATCCCTCGGG GCAACATGTACGAGATTCACAACATATCCAAGAacaagcaggccgagctgtTCTTTGCTCAGGCACGCAAGATTATGGCtacggacgaggaggaggaggcgctggaGAACATCGAGGCCGCGGAGGACGCGAGCCTGCTGCCTGTTGTGGCGGAAGAGGAAGAGTAG
- the PRO1 gene encoding Glutamate 5-kinase, with product MTSRSKSAGGTGPSTPRTPPMTIVIKLGTSSIVEPSPPFLPRLPLLSSIVETVVTLKKQGHRVVLVSSGAIGVGLRTMRLKERGKGLSQKQALAAIGQGRLIALWDNLFAHLDQPIAQILLTRMDIGDRTRYINAQNTFKELLEMGVVPIVNENDTVSVSEIKFGDNDTLSAIAGNVVHADYLFLLTDVDALYTDNPRSNPDAKAVRVVRDIAEVRKQVSTATFGTSLGTGGMSTKIIAAELATAAGVTTVVMNATKVSDIFGIIEGGPGPSREAGDVAHLEKGPLCTRFLRHQTALKDRKWWIAHGLHAAGTVVIDEGAYRAIGRRESGGRLLPAGVVRVEGPFASHQAVRIVVRRRKRFPPAPLLTNPISESPTPARLEDSAPNSADPDLLSPVPSGLRKTHPLAASTSAVDRSPESAASQPDTPSIQPALSLSSSVASLDPLSRTGPSSPAMKAISERLAHVSFGTIGAAAADETAQAPAPVDEWEEIEVGKGLAQYNSVEIDRIKGMKSSHIEQVLGYSESEHAVDSIALL from the exons ATGACA TCGCGGTCAAAGTCGGCAGGGGGCACTGGCCCCTCcaccccgcgcacgccgcccatGACCATCGTCATCAAGCTGG GTACCTCGTCTATTGTTGAGCCCTCACCGCCattcctcccccgcctccccctcctctcgTCCATCGTCGAAACCGTCGTCACCCTCAAGAAGCAGGGCCACCGCGTCGTACTCGTGTCCTCGGGCGCCATTGGCGTCGGCCTCCGCACCATGCGTTTGAAGGAGAGAGGCAAGGGCCTCAGCCAGAAGCAAGCACTCGCTGCCATCGGACAGGGCCGGCTCATCGCACTGTGGGACAACCTGTTCGCGCATCTCGACCAGCCCATTGCCCAGATCCTTCTTACGCGCATGGACATTGGTGAC CGAACAAGGTACATCAACGCGCAGAACACGTTCAAGGAGCTGCTGGAGATGGGCGTCGTGCCCATCGTCAACGAGAACGACACAGTTTCCGTCTCGGAAATCAAGTTTGGTGACAACGACACGCTCTCTGCCATCGCAGGAAACGTCGTGCACGCCGACTACCTGTTCCTCCTCACCGACGTTGACGCGCTGTACACGGACAACCCGCGGTCAAATCCCGACGCAAAGGCCGTGCGGGTCGTGCGCGACATTGCCGAGGTGCGCAAGCAGGTGTCGACAGCGACGTTCGGCACGTCGCTCGGCACTGGAGGCATGTCCACCAAGATCatcgctgccgagctcgcaaCCGCGGCTGGCGTCACCACCGTGGTTATGAATGCGACCAAGGTGTCCGACATCTTCGGCATCATCGAGGGCGGCCCCGGCCCCTCACGCGAGGCAGGAGATGTGGCACACTTGGAAAAGGGTCCATTGTGCACGCGTTTCCTGCGTCACCAgacggcgctcaagga CCGCAAGTGGTGGATCGCACACGGCCTGCACGCGGCCGGCACAGTCGtcatcgacgagggcgcgTACCGTGCCATTGGTCGCCGCGAGTCGGGCGGCCGTCTCCTCCCTGCGGGCGTGGTGCGCGTCGAGGGTCCCTTCGCATCGCACCAGGCCGTGCGCATCGTCGTGCGCAGGCGAAAGAGGttcccgccggcgccgcttCTCACAAATCCCATCTCCGAGTCGCCGACCCCAGCACGGTTGGAAGACTCGGCGCCCAACAGCGCCGACCCTGACCTGCTCTCGCCCGTGCCAAGCGGATTGCGCAAGACGCACCCCCTGgccgcgagcacgtcggcggtCGACCGCtcgcccgagtcggccgcctcgcagCCCGACACTCCCAGCATCCAGCCCGCGCTGTCCCTctcctcgagcgtcgcgtcgctcgaccCTCTGAGCCGCACCGgcccctcgtcgcctgcgATGAAGGCCATCTCggagcgcctcgcccacgTGAGCTTTGGAACCAttggcgccgctgcggcggacGAGACTGCCCAGGCCCCGGCTCCCGTGGACGAGTGGGAGGAGatcgaggtcggcaagggcCTCGCTCAGTACAACTCGGTCGAGATTGACCGCATCAAGGGCATGAAGAGCTCCCATATCGAGCAGGTGCTGGGCTACTCCGAGtccgagcacgccgtcgactcGATCGCCCTGTTGTAG